One stretch of Deltaproteobacteria bacterium DNA includes these proteins:
- a CDS encoding radical SAM protein codes for MKILLISTNTETDPYPVYPIGLDYVARAIGDRHQVLVIDMNLISDDAALVTILLHEKPDLVGLSIRNIDTNDSTNVRAFSKSIGELIRLIRNHTQARIILGGSGFTIMPEAWMHCLDADFGVIGEGERLPLLLTALEKKEDLARLPGIVRQGDPVVFPEPWSGGFHRGPLPNRDNTSFYLQRGGMLNLQTKRGCPFRCIYCTYPHIEGKTFRPVPPDEVAATARMLQDAGARYLYITDSTFNGDYDQSLAVASAFQKAGVSVPWGAFFTPTNPPRHYYALLAQAGLRHVEFGTESLSDIMLAAYKKPFRMKNVREAHHRAEEAGLNIAHYFMLGGPGESESTLRETLDKTSDLGRAVYFVFNGIRLYPHTQLYDIALREGQISPATDMLKPIFYWSPGLDEEKAREILAGHTEGKANWLVGSGAEKTARILARMYARGRVGPLWEYLIR; via the coding sequence TTGAAAATTCTGTTGATTTCCACCAATACCGAGACGGATCCTTATCCGGTCTACCCCATCGGTCTGGACTATGTTGCCCGCGCAATCGGAGACCGTCACCAGGTTCTGGTCATCGATATGAACCTGATAAGCGATGACGCAGCGCTCGTGACCATTCTGTTGCATGAAAAACCCGATTTGGTGGGTCTGTCCATCCGGAATATCGACACCAACGATTCGACTAACGTGAGGGCTTTTTCGAAGAGCATCGGGGAGTTGATCCGCCTGATTCGGAATCATACCCAGGCAAGGATCATCCTTGGGGGAAGCGGTTTCACAATTATGCCTGAAGCGTGGATGCATTGCCTCGATGCGGATTTCGGGGTGATTGGTGAAGGGGAACGCTTACCTCTTTTGTTGACGGCTCTGGAGAAAAAGGAAGATCTAGCGCGCCTTCCCGGGATTGTTCGGCAGGGTGACCCCGTTGTTTTTCCCGAACCTTGGTCCGGAGGCTTTCATCGCGGACCGCTGCCGAACCGTGACAATACATCCTTCTACCTGCAACGTGGGGGCATGCTCAATTTGCAAACGAAACGGGGTTGCCCCTTCCGCTGCATCTATTGCACCTATCCACATATTGAGGGCAAGACCTTCCGTCCCGTTCCTCCCGATGAGGTTGCCGCCACGGCAAGAATGCTCCAGGATGCGGGAGCACGCTATCTTTACATTACCGATTCCACTTTCAACGGAGATTATGACCAGAGCCTGGCCGTCGCATCAGCTTTTCAAAAAGCCGGTGTGTCCGTTCCCTGGGGTGCCTTTTTTACCCCGACCAATCCCCCTCGGCATTACTACGCCCTACTCGCACAGGCGGGACTTCGTCACGTCGAGTTCGGAACGGAATCCCTGAGCGACATCATGCTGGCGGCGTACAAAAAACCCTTCCGGATGAAAAATGTCCGAGAGGCTCATCACAGGGCGGAAGAGGCGGGACTCAATATCGCCCACTATTTCATGCTAGGGGGACCCGGTGAATCCGAGTCCACCCTGAGGGAAACCCTTGACAAGACATCGGACCTGGGCAGGGCCGTTTATTTTGTCTTCAACGGTATCCGCCTATACCCGCACACGCAACTGTACGACATTGCCCTTCGGGAAGGCCAGATTTCCCCTGCGACGGATATGCTCAAACCGATTTTTTACTGGTCCCCTGGACTGGATGAAGAAAAAGCACGGGAGATCTTGGCGGGTCATACGGAAGGCAAAGCCAACTGGCTGGTGGGTTCCGGCGCGGAAAAAACCGCACGGATCCTTGCGAGGATGTACGCAAGGGGTCGGGTAGGTCCCCTCTGGGAGTACCTGATACGATGA